Proteins from a single region of Ananas comosus cultivar F153 linkage group 3, ASM154086v1, whole genome shotgun sequence:
- the LOC109708334 gene encoding uncharacterized protein LOC109708334 — protein MSDAYKKVKAGRLVFKGGDAATLDKKRKKKKKTTESASAAAEEDENSNPSGEGAAAAAGDGGEVYTIDAAKRMKYEDLFPVETKKFGYDPANKSRTAARSVEEALDDRVKKKADRYCK, from the coding sequence ATGTCGGACGCGTACAAGAAGGTGAAGGCGGGGAGGCTCGTCTTCAAGGGCGGCGACGCCGCCACCCTCgacaagaagagaaagaagaagaagaagacgaccgagtcggcgtcggcggcggcggaggaggacgagaacAGCAACCCCTCCGGcgagggggcggcggcggcagcgggggACGGGGGGGAGGTGTACACGATCGACGCGGCGAAGCGGATGAAGTACGAGGATCTCTTCCCCGTGGAGACCAAGAAGTTCGGCTACGACCCCGCCAACAAGTCCCGCACCGCCGCCCGATCCGTCGAGGAGGCCCTCGACGATCGGGTCAAGAAGAAGGCCGATCGCTACTGCAAGTGA